The nucleotide sequence GTTATCTGGCCATTTTAGTGAATGATTTTGCTTCAAGTTTATTGTGTCATCTGGCTGACTATTAAACACACTGGTAGGGGTTGATGAGCTTTACAGTGGTTTTAGGAGTCTGGACACACAAAACACCTTGATCCTGGAATAGTAATGCCTCCAACATCCAGCTTTTGCATTCAAGTTGGTAGGGTTGCCAGTAGAGGGTGCTGTActtatttttgaagaagacctTATGTACATCAGATTgccattttaaaatcatcttgtCATATTTTTGAAAAGTGACAAAAATGTCTCTGGTTGAGTTGAATTTGTTGTTTACTGTTTTAGGTATTTGGtgaatgtcttttgtctttttattaatattttgagaattaaaaaaattttctgaaatatgttagattctttttttgtttttgtgggttttttggttgttttttttttacaatttaagACCCTCAATTCTGAAATTTTTCCTAATTGCTCAGTTTTCCAGGTCCATCAGTTTCAGCTGCCTAAATAGCAAGTTGTTTTCCAGTTCCCATTTTCTACcctgcttttcctccttcctgtaTGGTTTTCCATAAACTCCCCTGAAGAAGATATTTCAGCTTTTCATGATTGTTGTTTTCTTAGGTTATCTGTGAGTGCTTCCAGTTCCCTAGAATATAACTAATTTAGTACTTAGTAGCCAGGTGTTTTTAGTATCTTCTCCCCTGCCCTTGGCTTTAATTCCTTCTAAGTAGTGTTCTACCCAGGTCACTCTGTGTCTTGTGCTCTtgatcaaagaaatagaaactagAACTTACTCCAAAGAGGGTTACTTTCTGTCATGGCCAACAGTGACCAGtaacttttaaaacatttctttcaGATGGTGTTAGTCAGGAGACCAGATGTGAAAGCAAAGATGCAAGTCTGATAAAATGCATTTACATGGGGGAATCATCCAAGACAAGACTTCCAGCGAATATTCCCTGGCATTCCAGGACAACAGAACCAATGGAATATAATATTAATTTAGAGATACAGAAGGGTGATCAGGAGAGACAATTCAGACTAGTAACAATCCCACAGAGAATAACTTTTAATGAAATGACTGTACCACATTGTACTACTTTGGGAGGAAGTTTTAATCTGGCATCAATCTTTGTTCCATCATGGAAAAGTCCTGTGGAGAAGAGTCTCCACAAATATAAGACACTTGACAAACAAATAAAGGATTTTTCAGACTTACTTATATGCAATGCTTTTTCCTCAGGGAAGAATCTTTCTCAGTATGACAAATGTAAGAAGCCCTTTAGTTACCACTCAGACCTAATTAAATACCACAGAATACATACTGGAAaaaagctccatgaggacaaTGAAATGGGAAAGGCATTTGGTAGAAGATTATGTGTTATTGGCTGTCAGAAAATTCAAATTGGAGAGAAATATGAATGTCACAAATATGGGAAAACCTTTAGCAACCAAAAAAGattgattaaaatgaaaaaaattaatattagagAGAAGtgctttgaatgtaatgaatgtgggaaaagcttcagcGAGACCGGGAACCTTATTactcatcagagaattcacactggagagaaaccatttgaatgtaaagaatgtgggaaaggCTTTAGTCAGAGGGGAACTCTTATTAGtcaccagagaattcatactggagagaaaccatttgaatgtaaagaatgtgggaaaggCTTTATTCAGAGGGGAACTCTTATTTGTCAccagagaactcatactggagagaaaccctttgaatgtcaTGAATGTGGGAAGGGATTCAGACAGAGGGGATCTCTCATTAGTCACCaaagaactcatactggagagaaaccctttaaatgtcatgaatgtgggaaagccttcagtgaAGGCAGATCCTTTAATAGACATCTcagaactcatactggagagaaaccctttaaaTGTCATGAATGTGGGAAGGAATTCAGGCAGAGGGGAACTCTCATTATccatcagagaactcatactggagaaaaaccatttgaatgtcatgaatgtggaaaagccttcactTCAAGTAATGGACTCAAAACACATCAGAGAAATCATACTGGTGAAAAACCTTTTGAATGccatgaatgtggaaaagcctttgcTTCAAGTAATGGACTCAAAAAACATCAGAGAAATCATACTGGTGAAAAACTCTTTGAATGCCATGAATGTGGAAGAGCTTTCAGTGAACAGAAAGTACTCAGAATCCACCAGAAAACTCATACAGGAgtgaaaccctttgaatgtaatcaatgtggtaAAGCTTTTACTAAGAGTAATATTCTCAAAAGACATCaaagaactcatactggagagaaaccttttgaatgtaatcagtgtggaaaggcttttagtgATGGTAATGTTCTCAAAAGCCATCAGAGAACTCACACTGgcgagaaaccttttgaatgtaaagaatgtgggaaagcctttagtgAATGCAGATCCTATAATAGACATCTTggaactcatactggagagaaatcttTTGCATGTCATGAATGTGTGAAGGGATGCAGCCAGAGGGGAACTCTCATTAGccatcagagaactcatactggagaaaaaccattTGAATGCCATGAATGCAGAAAAGCTTACAGTGAACAGAAAGTACTCAGAATCCACCAGAGAACTCATACAGGAgtgaaaccctttgaatgtaatgaatgtgggaaggccttcaatGACAATAATATCCTCAAAAGccatcagagaactcatactggagcGAAGCCCTTTGATTGTCAGGAATGTGGCAAAGGCTTCTGCTGGAGGACAAGCTTCATTGCTCATCAGAGaactcacactggagagaaaccctttgaatgtaatgaatgtggaaaaggaTTCAGACACAGGGCAAACCTTACTACCCATCAGAGAACTCatgctggagagaaaccttttgaatgtaaagaatgtgggaaagccttcagtgaATGTAGGTCCTTTAATAGACATTTCAGAACTCATActagagagaaaccttttgaatgtcaTGAATGTGGGAAGGGATTCAGCCAAAGGGGAACCCTCATCAGccatcagagaactcatactgggGAAAAACCATTTGAATGCCATGAATGCGGAAAAGCTTACAGTGAACAGAAAGTACTCAGAATCCACCAGAGAACTCATACAGGAgtgaaaccctttgaatgtaatgaatgtgggaaggccttcaatGACAATAATATCCTCAAAAGccatcagagaactcatactggagagaagccctttGATTGTCAGGAATGTGGCAAAGGCTTCTGCTGGAGGACAAGCTTCATTGCTCATCAGAGaactcacactggagagaaaccctttgaatgtaatgaatgtgggaaaggatTCAGACAGAGGGCAAACCTTACTACACATCAGAGAACTCATTCTGCAGAGAAGCCCTTTGAATGTCAGGAATGTGGCAAAGGTTTCCGCTGGAGAACAAGCCTCATTGCCCATCAGAGAACTCACaatggagagaaaccctttgaatgtaatgagtgtggaAAAGGATTCAGACACAGGGCAAACCTTACTACCCATCggagaactcatactggagagaaaccttttcaatgtaatcaatgtggaaaagcttttagtGATGTTAATGTCCTCAAAAGCCATaagagaactcatactggagagaaaccttttgaatgtcaGGAATGTGGGAAAGGCTTTAGTTGGAGGGCTAGCCTTATTACCCATAtgagaactcatactggagagaaaccctttgaatgtcatgaatgtggaaaagccttcactTCAAGTAATGGACTCAAAATACATCAGAggactcatactggagagaaaccctttgaatgtcaTCAGTGTGGGAAAGGATTCAGACAGAAAGTAAACCTCATTacccatcagagaattcatactggtgagaaaccttttgaatgtcatgaatgtggaaaagcctttagtGAGAGGGGGTCCTTTAATAAACATCAGAggactcatactggagagaaaccctttgaattTCATGAATGTGGGAAAGGATTCAGACAGAGAGTAAACCTCATTacccatcagagaattcatacaggtTAGAAACCATTTGAATGTTATGAATCTGGAAAAGCCTTTAGTGAGAAGGGACATCTTATTAgacatcagagaactcatactaGAGAGGAATCCTTTGAATgtcatgaatgtgggaaagccttcagtgaGAGGGGGTCCTTTAATAgacatcagagaactcatactgcAGGGAAATCTTTTGAAtataatgaaagagagagagccaTTAGTCAATGGGGAACCCTTATCAGCCATGAGTCAAGTCCCACTGGAGAAAACTCTTTGAATATATTTAAGGTAGGAAAGAATTCAGAGGACAAATCTTGTTATAGAACTAACAGAAGTCTTagtttagaggaaaaaatggatactGGGAAGGCTTCAGGGAGAAAACATACTTATtagacatcagagaattcataaggaAGAGAAACTATTTGAAGattttatgtatatacagatgtatTAAAATCTCTAGCACCAATTAAACAACTTATGTAGTGAACACAGTTATGTAAAACAATCTTGAAAATTTTTAGAAATCTAATCAATGAAAGGATAATTTATATTGATTCTGTTGTAATTAGTTATTAGAAAATTAATTGGCAGTGAAATCACTGATTTTGTGTTCAGCATAGgaaatacattttcagacacagctGAGGGGACTTTGGTTGTTTAACTACACTTATTACCAGAGAGGGCTCTTATTTGGACTGGGCTAAGTTGTTAGGGGAGAGCCAGTGGCTAGtgatcattgttgttcagttgtttcagtcatgttccacACTTTGTgtgcccatttggggtttttttggacagagatactagagtgctttgccattttcttctccatttcatttcacagatgaggaaaccaaggcaaacagtgtta is from Trichosurus vulpecula isolate mTriVul1 chromosome 7, mTriVul1.pri, whole genome shotgun sequence and encodes:
- the LOC118856455 gene encoding zinc finger protein 709-like, producing the protein MKKINIREKCFECNECGKSFSETGNLITHQRIHTGEKPFECKECGKGFSQRGTLISHQRIHTGEKPFECKECGKGFIQRGTLICHQRTHTGEKPFECHECGKGFRQRGSLISHQRTHTGEKPFKCHECGKAFSEGRSFNRHLRTHTGEKPFKCHECGKEFRQRGTLIIHQRTHTGEKPFECHECGKAFTSSNGLKTHQRNHTGEKPFECHECGKAFASSNGLKKHQRNHTGEKLFECHECGRAFSEQKVLRIHQKTHTGVKPFECNQCGKAFTKSNILKRHQRTHTGEKPFECNQCGKAFSDGNVLKSHQRTHTGEKPFECKECGKAFSECRSYNRHLGTHTGEKSFACHECVKGCSQRGTLISHQRTHTGEKPFECHECRKAYSEQKVLRIHQRTHTGVKPFECNECGKAFNDNNILKSHQRTHTGAKPFDCQECGKGFCWRTSFIAHQRTHTGEKPFECNECGKGFRHRANLTTHQRTHAGEKPFECKECGKAFSECRSFNRHFRTHTREKPFECHECGKGFSQRGTLISHQRTHTGEKPFECHECGKAYSEQKVLRIHQRTHTGVKPFECNECGKAFNDNNILKSHQRTHTGEKPFDCQECGKGFCWRTSFIAHQRTHTGEKPFECNECGKGFRQRANLTTHQRTHSAEKPFECQECGKGFRWRTSLIAHQRTHNGEKPFECNECGKGFRHRANLTTHRRTHTGEKPFQCNQCGKAFSDVNVLKSHKRTHTGEKPFECQECGKGFSWRASLITHMRTHTGEKPFECHECGKAFTSSNGLKIHQRTHTGEKPFECHQCGKGFRQKVNLITHQRIHTDGVSQETRCESKDASLIKCIYMGESSKTRLPANIPWHSRTTEPMEYDINLEIQKDISELILERNPLNVMNVVRDSGRGELSLAIREFSHTGEKPFECHESGKAFTSSNGLTIRQRNHTGKKSFECHECGKAFSEQKVLRFHQRTHTGVKPFECQECGKGFSQKGTLISHQRTHTGEKPFECNEYGKAFTLSNGLKRHQRIHTREKRFECHECGKAFIERRSFNRHQRTHTSGKSFECNEKEIAISPWGTLLA